From the genome of Candidatus Poribacteria bacterium:
GCTACCGGTTCGGCAAGAAGTCGACCGAGGTTGCCAACATCAGCAATGACAACTTGAACCAGAAACTTATATTGACTGCCTCGCGTGAGATTGCCAATATATTCTGTGCCATCGTCAATGATAATAAGAGTATCACTGGTGAGGTCATTGTTCACATCTGCAATCACTACACCGTCATCGTTGGTGGCAATCACAAAAGCCTCAAGTTCTACATATTCGGCGTGATATGTGTCGGTATCCGATAGGATTGTAGAAATGGTTGTATCAACAGCCAATTCCTCAAGTGTTTTCCCGGTTACCAATAAATCCACACAGACCTTATCTAAGGCGATGTAGTACTGTGTTAGGTCACCCAGTAAATAGTCGTAACAGCCTGCGACCTCGCCAACAACTTCGTAGGTGGGTCGGTCCAACTGGTCAAGAACAACATCTAATCTACTTTCAGCGCAACCGAGTGTGAAAACAGTCACGATAACAAGTAGTGAAAAAGTGAAAAGTCGCATTGTGTCTCTCCAAAAGTAGTTTTCAGAGAGTATAGCACATCCCTAAAAACAATAATAGTGCTATGTTGAAATACATCGAAATCAGGACTGTATTTTAACAGGGGTTTTCACGAAGGTTTCACGGAGCTTCATGAGGCCCCTTGATTTCATTGGGTTTGTGATTTTAGATTTGTGCGTTCTCCGTGAAATCGGTTTTTGGTTATATTTTATTTAACGAATTGGACTGACGACGCCGCGCTTTTGATTTTTCCAGTTGCCGCGCGTGAACCAGTACCCTATCAGGAGACATTGTACAACGTTTGATACCGCAATCCCCCACCAAATCCCCGTGAGTCCTATCAACTGGGAGAGCAGAACCACCAATATCAATCCAACCCCGAACTGAGAGAGTCCTGTAATCGTCATCGGGGACTTCGTATCTCCAGCACCGTTGAGCGCACGCCCTAAAACACTGGCGACAACCATGAACGCAAACGTCGCTGCGAGATACCGCAAATACACATTCCCAATCTCAATAACTGCGGGGTCGTTCGTGAACCAACCGACGAAGAACTGAGGGATCGTGAATAAGAAGATGCCGATAAACGTAACAACCGCCGCTGCTAAGACACTTCCTAAATGCGCTGATTTCTCGGCACGATCAATTCGGTTGGCACCGATATTCTGTCCAACCATCGGTGCTGTCGCGTTTGAGAAGGCAGTCCCAAAATGCATAACCAAGCTACGTAACCGCATACAGATAGCGTAGGCAGCAACGGGATTCGTGCCAAAGACAGCGACAATCCGAATAAACAACACGCGTGAACCGTGCCGCAACAACGCCTGCATGGACGTAAAAATTCCCAAACGCATGATTTGACCCCACAGTGAAAAGTTCGGGCGCCGTTGAACATGACGCAGAGAAATCACACTATATCCTCTAAAACAGAGATAAAGAAGGACAACAACGCCGAGACTGCGACCAATCACCGTCGCATACGCCGAACCGACCACGCCGAGTCGTGGAAATCCCCAGATCCCAAAGATGAGCAGTGGATCCAAAACGATGTTAACAACCGAAGAAAAAATTAGGACCACCATCGGTGTCATCGCATCCCCGGCACCGCGAAAAATTGCAGTGAGGGTGCGGGAGAGAAACATCACCACTCCACCCAGCAGCATCACGCGAAGATAGGGAACACCCAACGGAATGACTTCCGGTTCGACACCCATTAACCACAACCCAAATTCCGCTAACGGATAGCCTAACACCCCGATGCCCAACGCACAAACCACGTTAAGCATCAAGGATTGCATGGCAATATCCTCGCTTTCTCTACGCTTCCTGGCACCGATAAACTGAGACACAAGAATAATCGTCCCCGTCGAGATACCGTGTGCCAGAATGCTCACGAGCCGCAGCAAATTCCCACTGACCGCGACAGCAACGAGGGCTCCGGGTCCGAGCCGACCAACGAAAATCATATCAACGATGTTAAACAAATCTTGAAGGAGTTGACTGACAAAGGTAGGGATCGCCAATCGTAGGAGGGCTTTTGGAATGCTTCCGCGCGTTAGGTCGTGCTTGGACGTTCTCATACATTTCCTGCTGATGGGCACCCATAAAGACAAGTAAACTGGTCAGTGGAAAAGGAGTTCTTTGTAGCATAACCTGTTAGGTTGTGCATCGCACTCATACAGACTAACAGTCTATGCCACAAAAGACAGATATATTCATCAATCGGAAATCGTACTACATTATGGCTTCAGATGTTTTTCAAGAAAGGTTTTTGTTAATTCTGGGACTTTTGGATCCTTAAACCAACCGTGACCGCCGCCTTCTACCCTATAAAACTCAAC
Proteins encoded in this window:
- a CDS encoding MATE family efflux transporter; its protein translation is MRTSKHDLTRGSIPKALLRLAIPTFVSQLLQDLFNIVDMIFVGRLGPGALVAVAVSGNLLRLVSILAHGISTGTIILVSQFIGARKRRESEDIAMQSLMLNVVCALGIGVLGYPLAEFGLWLMGVEPEVIPLGVPYLRVMLLGGVVMFLSRTLTAIFRGAGDAMTPMVVLIFSSVVNIVLDPLLIFGIWGFPRLGVVGSAYATVIGRSLGVVVLLYLCFRGYSVISLRHVQRRPNFSLWGQIMRLGIFTSMQALLRHGSRVLFIRIVAVFGTNPVAAYAICMRLRSLVMHFGTAFSNATAPMVGQNIGANRIDRAEKSAHLGSVLAAAVVTFIGIFLFTIPQFFVGWFTNDPAVIEIGNVYLRYLAATFAFMVVASVLGRALNGAGDTKSPMTITGLSQFGVGLILVVLLSQLIGLTGIWWGIAVSNVVQCLLIGYWFTRGNWKNQKRGVVSPIR